In Nocardioides faecalis, the following proteins share a genomic window:
- a CDS encoding LLM class F420-dependent oxidoreductase, translating to MRNGIVLFTSDRGITPATLARAAEERGFDTIYVPEHTHIPVRRDALHPTGGADLPDDRYLRTLDPWVSLATCAAVTTRIRLSTAVSLPVESDPITLAKTLATLDHLSGGRVTLGAGFGWNTDELADHHVPAGKRRTVLREYLEAMRELWTAEEASYDGEFVSFGPSWAYPKPPQGRIPVIIGAGGGPKTMRWIAAHAEGWMTTPVETDIADKAALLRKEWADAGRDGEPDVRVLVAKRPTPEDLADWTTAGASELIWGVPDAEESAVLGYLDKLAGKLDLAG from the coding sequence ATGCGCAACGGCATCGTGCTCTTCACCTCCGACCGCGGCATCACGCCGGCCACGCTCGCCCGGGCCGCCGAGGAGCGGGGCTTCGACACGATCTACGTGCCCGAGCACACCCACATCCCGGTGCGCCGCGACGCGCTGCACCCCACCGGCGGCGCCGACCTGCCCGACGACCGCTACCTGCGCACCCTCGACCCGTGGGTCTCGCTGGCCACCTGCGCCGCGGTCACCACCCGGATCCGGCTCTCCACCGCGGTCTCGCTGCCCGTGGAGTCCGACCCGATCACCCTGGCCAAGACGCTGGCCACCCTGGACCACCTCTCCGGCGGCCGGGTCACCCTCGGCGCCGGCTTCGGCTGGAACACCGACGAGCTCGCCGACCACCACGTGCCCGCGGGCAAGCGCCGCACCGTGCTGCGGGAGTACCTGGAGGCGATGCGGGAGCTGTGGACCGCCGAGGAGGCGTCGTACGACGGGGAGTTCGTCTCCTTCGGCCCGAGCTGGGCCTACCCGAAGCCGCCGCAGGGCCGGATCCCGGTGATCATCGGCGCCGGCGGCGGACCGAAGACCATGCGCTGGATCGCCGCGCACGCCGAGGGCTGGATGACCACCCCGGTCGAGACCGACATCGCCGACAAGGCCGCGCTGCTGCGCAAGGAGTGGGCCGACGCCGGCCGCGACGGCGAGCCCGACGTGCGGGTGCTGGTCGCCAAGAGGCCCACGCCCGAGGACCTCGCGGACTGGACCACGGCCGGTGCCTCCGAGCTGATCTGGGGGGTGCCGGACGCCGAGGAGTCCGCGGTCCTCGGCTACCTCGACAAGCTGGCCGGCAAGCTCGACCTCGCGGGCTGA
- a CDS encoding beta-propeller domain-containing protein gives MSDLERLWDDYSPGPAPTHEILAAARTSADGSPAGRSAGPAAPLVRRRLLTRPALVAASITALVGSFAAGTLVGGSDDGSGAGGTPPGIEALPSHVAFAADLEPAASCEDLLASYVQRGLDAVGPWGWTGGGVAYAAETGDMAQLDGARAKAASPRMERQVSSETGTNVQESGVDEPDTVKTDGEVLVTLRDNVLRTYDVTGSATQRLATLRLPGISDAEAMLAGDTLVVVGTDAAVADRTGTRVLTVSLADPADPEVREQVRYSAALVSARQHGSTVRLVLATDPPDLDFVEPRRGRSEAAAQRHNRELVEATTIDDWLPTVTSGAGADPGGKDAEQLVDCADVALVPDELGLGTTSVVGFDVTAPTRLDAIGLAGLTEIAYSSADHLYLASSGGPERARAGRAVCAGRCEADGAVLRGGTSGTSYLFDFALDGVQATHVASGEVEGSIADRWSMDEADDVLRVAVGPTQETADVNAVVTLRREGTELVEHGRLDGLGRGEEIKSVRWSDDLAMVVTFRQVDPLYSVDLSDPARPRLLSVLKIPGFSSYLHPLGEHRMLGVGEGRSEDGWGAQVGLFDVTDTARVRRLDVVGYGRNSAALAGTDPRALTWLPQHRTVLTVISEHRLRRVGYVAVLRVRDGRLEERRVKVEHGSDVDLVRTVPLPDGRVVLVTGEGARFFAL, from the coding sequence GTGAGCGACCTCGAACGCCTGTGGGACGACTACTCCCCAGGCCCCGCCCCGACCCACGAGATCCTCGCCGCCGCGCGCACGTCGGCCGACGGCTCCCCGGCCGGCCGGTCGGCGGGGCCGGCGGCTCCCCTGGTGCGACGCCGGCTGCTCACCCGTCCGGCGCTCGTCGCGGCGAGCATCACCGCCCTGGTCGGCTCCTTCGCCGCCGGCACGCTGGTCGGCGGGTCGGACGACGGGTCCGGCGCCGGCGGCACGCCGCCGGGGATCGAGGCGCTCCCCTCCCACGTCGCGTTCGCCGCGGACCTGGAGCCGGCGGCCTCCTGCGAGGACCTGCTCGCCTCCTACGTGCAGCGTGGGCTCGACGCGGTCGGCCCGTGGGGCTGGACGGGTGGGGGCGTGGCCTACGCGGCCGAGACGGGGGACATGGCCCAGCTGGACGGCGCGCGCGCCAAGGCCGCCTCACCGCGGATGGAGCGGCAGGTCAGCAGCGAGACGGGCACCAACGTGCAGGAGAGCGGCGTCGACGAGCCCGATACCGTCAAGACCGACGGTGAGGTGCTGGTGACGCTGCGCGACAACGTCCTGCGCACGTACGACGTCACCGGCTCCGCGACGCAACGGCTGGCGACCCTGCGACTGCCGGGCATCAGCGACGCCGAGGCGATGCTCGCCGGTGACACCCTGGTCGTGGTCGGCACCGACGCCGCCGTGGCGGACCGCACCGGCACGCGGGTGCTGACGGTGTCGCTGGCCGACCCGGCCGACCCCGAGGTGCGCGAGCAGGTGCGCTACTCCGCGGCGCTGGTCTCGGCACGCCAACACGGCTCGACGGTCCGGCTGGTGCTCGCCACCGACCCGCCCGACCTGGACTTCGTCGAGCCGAGGCGGGGCCGCAGCGAGGCCGCGGCGCAGCGGCACAACCGGGAGCTGGTCGAGGCGACCACGATCGACGACTGGCTGCCCACCGTGACCTCGGGTGCCGGTGCCGACCCCGGCGGCAAGGACGCCGAGCAGCTCGTGGACTGCGCCGACGTGGCGCTGGTCCCCGACGAGCTCGGCCTCGGCACCACCAGCGTGGTCGGCTTCGACGTCACCGCCCCGACCCGGCTGGACGCGATCGGCCTGGCCGGGCTGACCGAGATCGCCTACTCCTCGGCCGACCACCTCTACCTGGCCAGCAGCGGAGGCCCGGAGCGGGCCCGGGCGGGCCGAGCGGTGTGCGCGGGCCGGTGCGAGGCAGACGGCGCGGTCCTTCGCGGCGGCACCTCCGGGACGTCGTACCTCTTCGACTTCGCCCTCGACGGCGTGCAGGCCACCCACGTCGCCTCGGGCGAGGTGGAGGGCTCGATCGCCGACCGGTGGTCGATGGACGAGGCCGACGACGTGTTGCGGGTCGCGGTCGGCCCCACCCAGGAGACCGCCGACGTCAACGCGGTGGTGACGCTGCGCCGCGAGGGCACCGAGCTCGTCGAGCACGGTCGGCTGGACGGCCTGGGCCGCGGCGAGGAGATCAAGTCCGTGCGCTGGTCCGACGACCTCGCGATGGTGGTCACGTTCCGGCAGGTCGACCCGCTCTACTCGGTCGACCTCAGCGACCCGGCGCGGCCGCGGCTGCTCAGCGTGCTCAAGATCCCCGGCTTCTCCTCCTACCTGCACCCGCTCGGCGAGCACCGGATGCTCGGCGTCGGGGAGGGCAGGAGCGAGGACGGTTGGGGCGCGCAGGTCGGCCTGTTCGACGTCACCGACACCGCCCGAGTGCGCCGCCTCGACGTGGTCGGCTACGGCCGCAACAGCGCTGCGCTGGCCGGCACCGACCCCCGCGCGCTGACCTGGCTGCCCCAGCACCGCACCGTGCTGACGGTGATCAGCGAGCACCGGTTGCGGCGGGTCGGCTACGTCGCGGTGCTGCGGGTGCGCGACGGACGGCTGGAGGAGCGTCGGGTCAAGGTGGAGCACGGCAGCGACGTGGACCTGGTCCGCACGGTGCCGCTGCCTGATGGCCGGGTCGTGCTGGTGACCGGCGAGGGCGCCCGGTTCTTCGCACTCTGA
- a CDS encoding saccharopine dehydrogenase family protein produces the protein MVAADHPYDVVLFGATGFTGGLTADYLAAHGPAELRWALAGRSEERLAAVRDRLAAAHPGRPELAELPLLLADAADPDSLAEVAATTQVVATTVGPYLHHGGPLVAACAAAGTDYVDLTGEPEFVDRAYVEHHATAAGTGARLVHACGFDSIPHDLGAYFTIGELADELGGQIAGPVRMRGVVRSNATFSGGTFHSAITAFSRARQMREAARERRRLEPRPDGRRSRASAAKPGRDPELGLWLLPLPTIDPFVVARSGAALPSYGPDFTYTHFAGTKTLRYAAGGAVGATGLTLAAQVKPVREALLKRVPQGQGPSEKRREKSWFTVDLVAESDGTTVRTRVSGGDPGYTETSKMLAESALSLALDENPVTAGQVTTAAAMGDALIGRLQRAGIAFERR, from the coding sequence ATGGTTGCCGCCGATCACCCGTACGACGTCGTCCTGTTCGGAGCCACGGGCTTCACCGGCGGCCTCACCGCGGACTACCTGGCCGCGCACGGCCCGGCCGAGCTGCGCTGGGCGCTGGCCGGGCGCAGCGAGGAGCGGCTGGCCGCGGTCCGCGACCGGCTCGCCGCGGCGCACCCGGGGCGACCCGAGCTCGCCGAGCTGCCGCTGCTGCTCGCCGACGCCGCGGACCCGGACTCGCTCGCCGAGGTAGCGGCCACCACCCAGGTGGTCGCCACCACGGTCGGTCCCTACCTGCACCACGGCGGCCCGTTGGTGGCCGCGTGCGCGGCTGCGGGCACCGACTACGTCGACCTGACGGGGGAGCCGGAGTTCGTCGACCGGGCGTACGTCGAGCACCACGCCACCGCCGCGGGCACCGGCGCCCGGCTGGTGCACGCCTGCGGCTTCGACTCGATCCCGCACGATCTGGGCGCCTACTTCACCATCGGCGAGCTCGCCGACGAGCTGGGCGGGCAGATCGCCGGCCCGGTGCGGATGCGCGGCGTGGTGCGCTCCAACGCCACCTTCTCGGGCGGCACCTTCCACTCCGCGATCACGGCGTTCTCCCGCGCCCGGCAGATGCGGGAGGCGGCCCGCGAGCGTCGCCGGCTGGAGCCGCGGCCCGACGGCCGGCGCTCCCGGGCCAGCGCCGCCAAGCCCGGCCGGGACCCCGAGCTCGGGCTGTGGCTGCTGCCGCTGCCCACCATCGACCCGTTCGTGGTCGCGCGCAGCGGGGCGGCGCTGCCCAGCTACGGCCCCGACTTCACCTACACCCACTTCGCCGGCACCAAGACGCTGCGCTACGCGGCGGGCGGCGCCGTCGGCGCCACCGGTCTCACCCTGGCCGCGCAGGTCAAGCCGGTGCGCGAGGCCCTGCTCAAGCGGGTGCCCCAGGGCCAGGGGCCCTCGGAGAAGCGCCGGGAGAAGTCCTGGTTCACCGTCGATCTGGTCGCCGAGAGCGACGGCACGACGGTGCGCACCCGGGTCTCCGGGGGCGACCCCGGCTACACCGAGACCTCGAAGATGCTGGCCGAGTCGGCCCTGAGCCTGGCGCTGGACGAGAACCCGGTGACCGCGGGGCAGGTCACCACCGCCGCCGCCATGGGCGACGCCCTCATCGGCCGCCTCCAGCGCGCCGGCATCGCCTTCGAACGGCGCTGA
- a CDS encoding sigma-70 family RNA polymerase sigma factor: MDPDPTTDAASLEHAEHAAYAEYAAYVEQSWPTLVRAAMFLGARPHEAEDVAQTTLVRCFTGWAKVSAADDRDAYVYRMLLNCLHDLRRTRWYRDRQHDDPQVLERATRAAGARGTDEAERIAIADAVHRALGSLSKPNRDVVVLRYFVQLSERQTAAVLGVAPGTVKSRLSRALARLAGDDHLLDLSGGTK, encoded by the coding sequence GTGGACCCCGACCCCACGACGGACGCGGCCTCCCTCGAGCACGCCGAGCACGCCGCGTACGCCGAGTACGCCGCGTACGTCGAGCAGAGCTGGCCCACCCTGGTCCGGGCCGCGATGTTCCTCGGCGCGCGCCCGCACGAGGCCGAGGACGTCGCCCAGACCACGCTGGTGCGCTGCTTCACCGGCTGGGCCAAGGTCAGCGCCGCCGACGACCGGGACGCCTACGTCTACCGGATGCTGCTCAACTGCCTGCACGACCTGCGCCGCACCCGCTGGTACCGCGACCGGCAGCACGACGACCCGCAGGTACTCGAACGGGCCACCCGGGCCGCCGGCGCGAGGGGCACCGACGAGGCGGAGCGGATCGCGATCGCCGACGCCGTGCACCGCGCGCTCGGCTCGCTGTCGAAGCCGAACCGCGACGTGGTGGTGCTGCGCTACTTCGTCCAGCTCAGCGAACGGCAGACCGCCGCGGTGCTGGGCGTCGCCCCCGGGACCGTGAAGAGCCGGCTGTCCCGGGCCCTGGCGCGCCTGGCCGGCGACGACCATCTCCTCGACCTGTCCGGAGGGACGAAGTGA
- a CDS encoding N-acyl-D-amino-acid deacylase family protein has protein sequence MVDTEAPFDTVIRGGTYFDGTGAPGVVRDVGLRDGRVAAVSAEPLDAAGAEVIEAAGQWVMPGMVDIHTHYDIEVLDGPGLAESLRHGVTTILVGSCSLSTVHVDPVDAGDLFGRVEAIPRMAAIGAVERHRDWSSAGGYVAALERRPLGPNVAAMIGHSDIRTAVMGLDRATRKEVVPTHAEQAQMERMLRQALDAGFVGMSSQQLQFDKLDGDRCRSRTLPSTYARRREMGRLASHLRRRGRVMQAGPDVKNPFTIVEHALRSLGLGRPRLKTSLLAAADLKAIPAIIHLMRLLSRTVNPLGADFKWQHLPVPFEVYADGIDLVIFEEFGSGAAALHLAEQVARDELLRDEDYRRRFRKDYEFKWGPRVWHRDFFDAEIVACPDPDVIGKSFGQVGVERGGVHPVDAFLDLVVEHGTALRWRTTISNHRPDVLKRLAADPGVQLGFSDAGAHLRNMAFYNFGLRFLRHVRDAQLAGRPFLSTERAVHRMTGELAEWYDVDAGRIRPGDRADVLVVDPTRLDATLEDYHEAPVPAYGGLSRMVNRNDATVTAVLVGGRTVVRHGVPTDLVGVERTGSFLRAGVRTAPPAVVPQDRQVG, from the coding sequence ATGGTCGACACCGAAGCACCCTTCGACACCGTCATCCGGGGTGGCACCTACTTCGACGGCACGGGCGCCCCCGGGGTGGTCCGCGACGTGGGCCTGCGCGACGGCAGGGTCGCCGCCGTCTCCGCCGAGCCGCTGGACGCAGCCGGCGCCGAGGTGATCGAGGCCGCCGGGCAGTGGGTGATGCCGGGCATGGTCGACATCCACACCCACTACGACATCGAGGTCCTCGACGGCCCCGGGTTGGCGGAGTCGCTGCGCCACGGCGTCACCACGATCCTCGTGGGCTCCTGCTCGCTGTCCACCGTCCACGTCGACCCCGTCGACGCCGGCGACCTCTTCGGCCGGGTCGAGGCGATCCCGCGGATGGCCGCCATCGGCGCCGTCGAGCGGCACCGCGACTGGTCCAGTGCCGGTGGGTACGTCGCCGCGCTCGAGCGCCGCCCGCTCGGGCCCAACGTCGCCGCGATGATCGGGCACTCCGACATCCGCACCGCGGTGATGGGCCTGGACCGCGCCACCCGCAAGGAGGTCGTGCCCACCCACGCCGAGCAGGCGCAGATGGAGCGGATGCTGCGGCAGGCCCTGGACGCCGGCTTCGTCGGCATGTCGTCGCAGCAGCTGCAGTTCGACAAGCTGGACGGCGACCGCTGCCGCTCGCGGACCCTGCCCTCGACGTACGCCCGGCGGCGCGAGATGGGCAGGCTGGCCTCCCACCTGCGCCGGCGCGGCCGGGTGATGCAGGCCGGCCCGGACGTGAAGAACCCGTTCACGATCGTCGAGCACGCGCTGCGCTCGCTCGGCCTCGGCCGGCCGCGGCTCAAGACCAGCCTGCTCGCCGCTGCGGACCTCAAGGCGATCCCGGCGATCATCCACCTGATGCGGCTGCTCTCGCGCACGGTCAACCCGCTGGGCGCCGACTTCAAGTGGCAGCACCTGCCGGTGCCGTTCGAGGTGTACGCCGACGGCATCGACCTGGTCATCTTCGAGGAGTTCGGCTCCGGTGCCGCGGCGCTGCACCTGGCCGAGCAGGTCGCACGCGACGAGCTGCTGCGCGACGAGGACTACCGCCGCCGCTTCCGCAAGGACTACGAGTTCAAGTGGGGGCCGCGGGTGTGGCACCGCGACTTCTTCGACGCCGAGATCGTCGCCTGCCCCGACCCCGACGTGATCGGCAAGTCGTTCGGCCAGGTCGGCGTGGAGCGCGGCGGCGTGCACCCCGTGGACGCGTTCCTCGACCTGGTCGTCGAGCACGGCACCGCGCTGCGCTGGCGCACCACGATCAGCAACCACCGTCCCGACGTGCTCAAGCGGCTGGCCGCCGACCCGGGCGTGCAGCTGGGCTTCTCCGACGCCGGCGCGCACCTGCGCAACATGGCCTTCTACAACTTCGGGCTGCGCTTCCTGCGCCACGTGCGCGACGCCCAGCTGGCGGGGCGGCCGTTCCTGAGCACCGAGCGGGCGGTGCACCGGATGACCGGCGAGCTCGCCGAGTGGTACGACGTCGACGCCGGCCGGATCCGCCCGGGCGACCGCGCCGACGTGCTGGTGGTGGACCCGACCCGGCTCGACGCGACGCTGGAGGACTACCACGAGGCGCCGGTGCCGGCCTACGGCGGACTCTCGCGGATGGTGAACCGCAACGACGCGACGGTCACCGCGGTGCTGGTCGGCGGTCGCACCGTGGTCCGCCACGGGGTGCCGACCGACCTGGTCGGGGTCGAGCGGACCGGCTCGTTCCTGCGCGCCGGGGTGCGCACCGCGCCGCCGGCCGTCGTACCGCAGGACCGCCAGGTGGGCTGA
- a CDS encoding TetR/AcrR family transcriptional regulator, protein MSSQVFETPRQGLNPRQAETVERLLVAGLDELRAVGHEALTVRTVAQRAGVSPATAYTYLASKNHLFAELFWRHLATASAPPAGATPAERLKQAVRDLTDRIVAEPKLAAAVTPALLGSDPDVARLRLQIGTAFLHRFAAALADPADPEAPRHDDVLDVFVLAFSGALLQAGMGLMTYEEIAERLTAAVDVLMRGR, encoded by the coding sequence ATGTCCAGTCAAGTGTTCGAGACGCCGCGGCAAGGGCTGAACCCGCGTCAGGCCGAGACGGTGGAGCGGCTGCTGGTCGCCGGCCTCGACGAGCTGCGCGCCGTGGGCCATGAGGCGCTCACCGTGCGCACCGTGGCGCAGCGCGCCGGCGTCTCGCCCGCCACGGCGTACACCTACCTGGCGTCCAAGAACCACCTCTTCGCCGAGCTCTTCTGGCGGCACCTGGCCACCGCGAGCGCCCCACCCGCCGGGGCGACGCCCGCCGAGCGGCTCAAGCAGGCGGTGCGCGACCTCACCGACCGCATCGTCGCCGAGCCCAAGCTCGCCGCGGCCGTGACACCGGCGCTGCTCGGCTCCGACCCCGACGTCGCCCGGCTGCGGCTGCAGATCGGCACCGCCTTCCTGCACCGCTTCGCCGCGGCGCTGGCCGACCCCGCCGACCCCGAAGCACCCCGGCACGACGACGTGCTGGACGTGTTCGTGCTCGCCTTCTCCGGAGCGCTGCTCCAGGCCGGCATGGGCCTGATGACCTACGAGGAGATCGCCGAGCGGCTCACCGCGGCGGTCGACGTACTGATGCGAGGACGCTGA